The Enterobacter kobei genome has a segment encoding these proteins:
- the lysP gene encoding lysine-specific permease, with protein MVSETKTTEAPTLRRELKARHLTMIAIGGSIGTGLFVASGATISAAGPGGALFSYILIGLMVYFLMTSLGELAAYMPVSGSFSTYGQKYVEEGFGFALGWNYWYNWAVTIAVDLVAAQLVMTWWFPDTPGWIWSALFLVVIFLLNYISVRGFGEAEYWFSLIKVATVIIFIVVGVAMIVGIFKGAEPAGWSNWTIGDAPFAGGFSAMIGVAMIVGFSFQGTELIGIAAGESENPEKNIPRAVRQVFWRILLFYVFAILIISLIIPYTDPSLLRNDVKDISVSPFTLVFQHAGLLSAAAVMNAVILTAVLSAGNSGMYASTRMLYTLACDGKAPRIFAKLSRGGVPRNALYATTVIAGLCFLTSMFGNQTVYLWLLNTSGMTGFIAWLGIAISHYRFRRGYVMQGHDLNDLPYRSGFFPLGPIFAFILCLIITLGQNYEAFLADTIDWGAVTATYIGIPLFLIIWFGYKLTKGTHFVRYSEMEFPERFKQ; from the coding sequence ATGGTTTCAGAAACTAAAACCACAGAAGCGCCCACGCTACGTCGTGAACTCAAGGCGCGTCACCTGACGATGATCGCCATTGGCGGCTCCATCGGTACAGGTCTTTTCGTTGCCTCTGGCGCAACGATTTCGGCAGCTGGCCCGGGTGGGGCATTATTCTCTTATATCCTGATTGGCCTGATGGTCTACTTCCTGATGACCAGCCTGGGTGAACTGGCGGCATACATGCCGGTATCCGGTTCGTTTTCGACCTACGGACAAAAATACGTGGAAGAAGGCTTCGGCTTCGCGCTGGGCTGGAACTACTGGTACAACTGGGCTGTTACCATCGCCGTTGACCTCGTCGCCGCACAGCTGGTGATGACCTGGTGGTTCCCGGACACGCCGGGCTGGATCTGGAGCGCGTTGTTCCTGGTCGTCATTTTCCTGCTGAACTACATCTCCGTACGCGGGTTTGGTGAAGCGGAATACTGGTTCTCTTTGATCAAAGTGGCAACCGTCATCATCTTTATCGTCGTCGGTGTGGCGATGATCGTTGGTATTTTCAAAGGGGCAGAGCCTGCGGGCTGGAGCAACTGGACAATAGGCGATGCGCCGTTTGCCGGTGGGTTCTCGGCCATGATTGGCGTGGCGATGATTGTCGGCTTCTCTTTCCAGGGCACTGAGCTGATTGGCATTGCGGCCGGTGAATCTGAAAATCCGGAGAAGAACATTCCTCGCGCGGTGCGTCAGGTCTTCTGGCGTATCCTGCTGTTCTACGTGTTCGCGATCCTGATTATCAGCCTGATCATTCCGTATACCGATCCAAGCCTGTTGCGTAACGATGTGAAAGACATCAGCGTCAGCCCGTTCACTCTGGTCTTCCAGCACGCGGGACTGCTCTCTGCGGCGGCGGTAATGAATGCGGTGATCCTGACGGCAGTGCTGTCAGCGGGTAACTCCGGTATGTACGCGTCCACCCGTATGCTTTACACCCTGGCCTGCGACGGTAAAGCGCCGCGCATCTTCGCTAAACTGTCTCGCGGTGGTGTGCCACGTAACGCTCTGTACGCCACCACGGTGATTGCCGGTCTGTGCTTCCTGACCTCCATGTTCGGCAACCAGACGGTTTACCTGTGGCTGCTTAACACCTCCGGGATGACGGGCTTTATCGCCTGGCTGGGCATTGCCATCAGCCACTATCGCTTCCGTCGCGGTTACGTAATGCAAGGTCATGATCTGAACGACCTGCCGTATCGCTCAGGGTTCTTCCCGCTGGGGCCAATTTTCGCCTTCATTCTGTGTCTGATTATTACGCTGGGCCAGAACTATGAAGCGTTCCTCGCGGATACTATCGACTGGGGCGCCGTCACGGCAACCTACATTGGTATTCCGCTGTTCCTGATCATCTGGTTTGGTTACAAACTGACGAAAGGAACACACTTCGTTCGCTACAGTGAAATGGAATTCCCGGAACGATTTAAACAATAA
- a CDS encoding ligand-gated channel protein, with protein MTIPRVKLLAAAIGAATLSSFVHAADQDTVVVTATGFEQKIQNAPASISVISKQQIEDKAYRDVTDALKDVPGVVVTGGGSSSDISIRGMASQYTLFLVNGKRVSTRSTRPNSDNSGIEQGWLPPLESIERIEVIRGPMSSLYGSDAMGGVINVITKKVSNTKAWTGSLHGDATFQENNDSGDIFQTNAYASGPLIDGLLGAKVTGLLSRRAEDKIVNGYNEQKMRNGGITLNFTPDEQNDFDLDFTRELQDRNSTPGMSKATETCRGTTCTPNTKSETRYEHTTYSLTHSGYYDDFNTTSYIQQEETNNPDREMRSYNTTFNNQNQIFLADHTLTLGGQYRYEKLRDNGNQLEAADGLNKLTRWSWALFAEDEWAMTESFTLTGGLRMDKDQNYGTNWTPRGYGVWHLADQWTLKGGVSAGYRAPDLRQSSASWGQVTGGGRLDGIIVGNPDLKPEKSLSEEIALLWDNNDNLNAGVTLFNTDFKDKITEVRRCNSSSDPACTIGDHSYDFVSDRVNVDKANMRGVESTFGWKITRDVNWTANYTYTESEQKSGQFSGKPLNKMPKHMFNTTLDWQATPDVGFWSRLNLRGKTSEYLSRTSMSQGTPSYTQVDVGLRYNANKNLLVTAGVYNVLDKQIDYDTYDTVLDGRRYTVGMTYSF; from the coding sequence ATGACAATACCACGCGTTAAATTGCTGGCCGCTGCCATTGGCGCCGCCACACTTTCCTCCTTCGTTCACGCAGCCGATCAGGACACCGTTGTCGTCACTGCGACGGGTTTTGAACAAAAAATCCAGAATGCCCCCGCCTCCATCTCGGTGATTTCAAAACAGCAGATTGAAGATAAAGCCTACCGTGATGTCACCGATGCCCTGAAAGACGTCCCGGGCGTCGTCGTTACTGGCGGCGGGAGCAGCAGTGATATCAGTATTCGCGGCATGGCGTCGCAGTACACGCTGTTCCTGGTGAACGGCAAACGCGTGAGTACGCGCAGTACCCGCCCAAACAGCGACAACTCGGGCATTGAACAAGGCTGGCTGCCGCCGCTGGAGTCCATTGAGCGTATCGAGGTTATCCGTGGCCCGATGTCCTCACTTTACGGCTCTGATGCAATGGGTGGAGTCATCAACGTCATTACCAAAAAAGTGTCGAACACCAAAGCCTGGACAGGTTCGTTGCATGGCGATGCAACCTTCCAGGAAAACAATGATTCCGGTGATATCTTTCAGACCAACGCCTACGCTTCAGGTCCCCTGATTGACGGGCTGCTTGGCGCAAAAGTGACGGGGCTTTTGTCACGCCGCGCAGAAGATAAGATTGTGAACGGGTATAACGAGCAGAAAATGCGTAACGGCGGTATTACGTTGAATTTCACGCCGGACGAGCAAAATGATTTCGACCTCGACTTTACCCGTGAACTTCAGGACAGAAACAGCACGCCGGGGATGTCGAAAGCGACGGAAACCTGCCGTGGAACGACCTGTACACCAAATACCAAAAGCGAAACCCGCTATGAACATACCACCTACTCATTAACCCACAGCGGTTATTACGACGACTTCAATACCACCAGCTATATCCAACAGGAAGAGACGAATAACCCGGATCGTGAAATGCGCTCGTACAACACCACCTTCAACAACCAGAACCAGATCTTCCTCGCCGATCATACCCTGACTCTCGGCGGGCAATATCGCTATGAGAAACTGCGCGACAACGGCAATCAGCTGGAGGCTGCCGATGGCCTGAACAAACTGACACGCTGGAGTTGGGCACTGTTTGCCGAAGATGAATGGGCAATGACGGAAAGCTTTACGTTAACCGGCGGCCTGCGCATGGACAAAGACCAAAACTATGGTACTAACTGGACGCCACGTGGTTACGGTGTATGGCACCTCGCCGACCAGTGGACATTAAAAGGCGGGGTTTCTGCGGGCTACCGTGCACCGGACCTGCGTCAGTCGTCTGCCAGCTGGGGGCAGGTAACGGGTGGTGGCCGTCTTGACGGTATCATCGTTGGCAACCCGGACCTGAAACCAGAGAAGAGTCTGAGTGAAGAGATCGCCCTGCTCTGGGATAATAACGACAATCTTAATGCCGGTGTGACGCTGTTCAATACCGACTTCAAAGACAAAATTACTGAAGTTCGCCGCTGTAACAGCAGTTCCGATCCCGCCTGTACGATTGGCGATCACAGCTATGATTTCGTGAGCGACCGCGTCAACGTGGACAAAGCCAACATGCGCGGCGTGGAGTCTACCTTCGGCTGGAAAATCACGCGCGATGTGAACTGGACTGCCAACTACACTTATACGGAATCCGAGCAGAAGAGCGGCCAGTTCTCCGGTAAGCCGTTGAACAAAATGCCAAAACATATGTTCAATACCACCCTGGACTGGCAGGCGACACCAGACGTCGGCTTCTGGAGTCGTCTGAACCTGCGCGGTAAAACGTCTGAGTATCTGAGCCGTACATCAATGTCCCAGGGTACACCGTCCTATACCCAGGTGGATGTGGGTCTGCGCTACAACGCGAACAAAAACCTGCTTGTGACTGCCGGTGTGTATAACGTGCTCGATAAGCAAATTGATTACGATACGTATGACACCGTGCTTGATGGACGTCGTTATACCGTGGGCATGACTTACAGCTTCTAA
- the galS gene encoding HTH-type transcriptional regulator GalS, producing the protein MITIRDVARLAGVSVATVSRVLNNSALVSPETRETVMKAVTQLGYRPNANAQALATQVSDTIGVVVMDVSDAFFGALVKAVDVVAQQHQKYVLIGNSYHEAEKERHAIEVLIRQRCNALIVHSKALSDEELAGFMEQIPGMVLINRIVPGYAHRCVGLDNVSGAMMATKMLINNGHQRIGYLASSHQIEDDAYRREGWQNALKEHGITASESWIGTGTPDMQGGEAAMVELLGRNLQLSAVFAYNDSMAAGALTALKDNGIAVPQHLSLIGFDDIPIARYTDPQLTTVRYPIASMAKLATELALQGAAGLLDPGATHCFMPTLVRRHSVASRQIVAPITN; encoded by the coding sequence ATGATCACCATTCGTGATGTCGCCCGTCTGGCGGGCGTTTCTGTGGCTACCGTCTCCCGCGTGCTGAACAACAGTGCGCTGGTGAGCCCTGAAACCCGTGAAACCGTAATGAAAGCCGTGACCCAGCTCGGGTACCGGCCAAATGCCAACGCGCAGGCGCTTGCCACGCAGGTCAGCGATACCATCGGCGTGGTGGTGATGGATGTCTCAGACGCCTTTTTCGGTGCGCTGGTGAAAGCGGTCGATGTGGTTGCCCAGCAGCATCAAAAATATGTGCTGATTGGCAACAGCTATCATGAGGCGGAGAAAGAGCGTCATGCCATCGAAGTACTGATTCGCCAGCGCTGTAACGCCCTGATTGTTCACTCCAAAGCCTTAAGTGATGAAGAGCTTGCCGGGTTTATGGAACAGATACCGGGCATGGTGCTGATTAACCGGATTGTGCCGGGCTATGCCCACCGCTGTGTTGGGCTGGATAACGTCAGCGGCGCCATGATGGCCACCAAAATGCTTATCAATAACGGCCATCAGCGGATCGGTTATCTTGCCTCCAGCCATCAAATTGAAGATGACGCGTACCGGCGTGAGGGCTGGCAAAACGCCCTGAAAGAACACGGCATTACCGCATCAGAGAGCTGGATCGGCACTGGTACGCCTGACATGCAGGGCGGTGAGGCGGCAATGGTGGAGTTGTTGGGCCGCAATCTGCAGCTTTCTGCGGTGTTTGCGTATAACGACAGCATGGCAGCAGGCGCGTTGACGGCACTGAAAGATAACGGCATTGCGGTGCCGCAGCATTTGTCGTTGATTGGCTTTGACGACATTCCGATCGCCCGTTACACCGACCCGCAGCTGACCACGGTGCGCTATCCCATTGCTTCTATGGCAAAACTGGCTACTGAACTGGCGTTACAGGGAGCCGCAGGGCTGCTGGATCCTGGGGCGACCCATTGCTTCATGCCAACCCTGGTGCGTCGACATTCCGTCGCGTCGCGGCAAATTGTGGCTCCGATCACTAACTGA
- the fghA gene encoding S-formylglutathione hydrolase — protein MELLEEHRCFEGRQQRWRHDSTTLNCAMTFSIFLPPAENPPVLFWLSGLTCNDENFTTKAGAQRIAAELGIALVMPDTSPRGDDVADDAGYDQGKGAGFYLNATEQPWASHYRMYDYIRDELPALIQAEFAVNDRCAISGHSMGGHGALIMALKNPGKYTSVSAFAPIVNPTQVPWGQKAFTHYLGKDETKWQEWDSCALMLASDSANAIPMLIDQGDADQFLAGQLQPAVLAEAARQKDWPLTLRIQPGYDHSYYFMASFIEDHLRFHAAHLFA, from the coding sequence ATGGAACTGCTCGAAGAGCACCGTTGTTTTGAAGGTCGACAGCAGCGCTGGCGGCACGACTCCACCACGCTGAACTGCGCCATGACGTTCAGTATTTTCCTGCCTCCGGCAGAGAATCCGCCTGTTCTGTTCTGGCTTTCTGGCCTGACCTGCAACGACGAAAACTTCACAACCAAAGCCGGTGCGCAGCGTATTGCGGCCGAGCTGGGTATCGCGCTGGTGATGCCCGATACCAGCCCCCGTGGGGACGATGTGGCGGATGATGCAGGATACGACCAGGGTAAAGGCGCCGGGTTTTACCTGAATGCGACCGAGCAGCCGTGGGCGAGTCATTATCGTATGTATGACTACATCCGTGACGAGCTGCCTGCGCTGATTCAGGCCGAATTCGCGGTAAACGATCGCTGCGCCATCAGCGGACATTCCATGGGCGGACACGGGGCGCTAATCATGGCGCTGAAAAACCCCGGGAAATATACCAGCGTCTCTGCGTTCGCGCCGATTGTTAACCCAACGCAGGTACCGTGGGGACAAAAAGCCTTCACCCACTATCTGGGCAAAGATGAAACGAAATGGCAGGAATGGGACAGCTGTGCGCTGATGCTGGCGAGCGACTCAGCAAATGCGATCCCGATGCTTATCGATCAGGGCGATGCGGATCAGTTCCTCGCCGGGCAACTCCAGCCCGCCGTTTTAGCTGAAGCGGCACGCCAGAAGGACTGGCCGCTCACGCTGCGCATTCAGCCAGGATATGACCACAGCTATTACTTTATGGCCTCCTTTATTGAGGATCATCTCCGCTTCCACGCGGCGCATTTGTTCGCGTAA
- the mglB gene encoding galactose/glucose ABC transporter substrate-binding protein MglB encodes MNKKVLTLSAVMASMLFGAAAHAADTRIGVTIYKYDDNFMSVVRKAIEKDAKAAPDVQLLMNDSQNDQSKQNDQIDVLLAKGVKALAINLVDPAAAGTVIEKARGQNVPIVFFNKEPSRKALDSYDKAYYVGTDSKESGIIQGDLIAKHWAANPNWDLNKDGQIQFVLLKGEPGHPDAEARTTYVIKELNDKGLKTQQLALDTAMWDTAQAKDKMDAWLSGPNANKIEVVIANNDAMAMGAVEALKAHNKSSIPVFGVDALPEALALVKSGAMAGTVLNDANNQAKATFDLAKNLADGKGAADGTSWKIDNKIVRVPYVGVDQSNLAEFIGK; translated from the coding sequence ATGAATAAGAAGGTGTTGACCCTGTCTGCTGTAATGGCAAGCATGCTTTTTGGTGCAGCAGCGCACGCTGCAGATACCCGTATTGGTGTGACGATTTATAAATACGACGACAACTTCATGTCTGTTGTACGTAAAGCTATCGAGAAAGATGCGAAAGCAGCGCCAGACGTACAGCTGCTGATGAATGACTCCCAGAATGACCAGTCCAAACAGAACGACCAGATCGACGTTCTTCTGGCGAAAGGCGTGAAAGCCCTGGCGATCAACCTGGTTGACCCGGCTGCAGCAGGCACGGTAATTGAAAAAGCGCGCGGCCAGAATGTGCCAATCGTCTTCTTCAACAAAGAACCTTCCCGTAAAGCGCTGGATAGCTATGACAAAGCGTATTACGTCGGTACTGACTCCAAAGAGTCCGGCATTATTCAGGGCGATCTGATCGCGAAACACTGGGCAGCGAACCCGAACTGGGACCTGAACAAAGACGGTCAGATCCAGTTCGTTCTGCTGAAAGGCGAACCTGGTCACCCGGATGCTGAAGCGCGTACGACTTACGTTATCAAAGAGCTGAATGATAAGGGCCTGAAAACCCAGCAGCTGGCATTAGATACCGCGATGTGGGATACCGCCCAGGCGAAAGATAAGATGGATGCCTGGCTGTCCGGCCCTAACGCGAACAAAATCGAAGTGGTTATTGCCAACAACGATGCGATGGCAATGGGTGCGGTAGAAGCGCTGAAAGCCCACAATAAATCGTCCATTCCGGTATTCGGTGTGGATGCCCTGCCAGAAGCGCTGGCGCTGGTTAAATCTGGCGCGATGGCCGGTACCGTTCTGAACGATGCCAATAACCAGGCGAAAGCCACCTTCGATCTGGCGAAAAACCTCGCTGACGGTAAAGGCGCGGCAGATGGCACCAGCTGGAAAATTGACAACAAAATCGTTCGCGTACCTTACGTGGGCGTAGACCAGTCCAACCTGGCTGAGTTTATCGGTAAATAA
- a CDS encoding YbfB/YjiJ family MFS transporter — protein sequence MALRIALSGFVVLVVAMGIGRFAFTPQVPLMIAAGQLTLTSAGLVAAMNYLGYLVGAWDAMRAHRFVETRLWLGITGAVALTLLSAAADNAVVHGLLRFAIGCMSGWSMVLIAAWTNERLGQLGKPGLSAAVFAGPGAGIALSGLLAVYIQAKSLSAGAAWQIYGVLALVLIALVARYLPRTGQLHRPGTAPEPLRLTADLKRLVWSYSLAGFGYILPATFLSQMAAVRFPGSLFAQFVWPIFGLAAVVGIALSIALRHISTANRRLAIVLWLQGAGVLAAWLLPGIGGLLTGGLLVGGGFLCAVQLSLLYGRELAPNHTRYMAGLLTTGYAIGQLIGPVTSALSTWLTHRLEPALGLAGVALFIGGALVWNRHAERQQQLQ from the coding sequence ATGGCGCTGCGTATTGCGCTTAGTGGGTTTGTCGTTCTGGTGGTGGCGATGGGGATAGGGCGCTTTGCCTTTACGCCTCAGGTACCGCTGATGATTGCCGCCGGGCAACTCACGCTCACCAGCGCAGGCCTGGTGGCGGCGATGAATTATCTTGGCTATCTGGTGGGAGCATGGGATGCCATGCGCGCGCACCGCTTTGTTGAAACGCGGCTCTGGCTCGGCATTACGGGTGCGGTTGCATTGACGCTGCTCTCCGCGGCGGCGGATAACGCCGTCGTACATGGCCTGCTGCGCTTTGCGATCGGCTGCATGAGTGGCTGGTCAATGGTACTCATTGCCGCCTGGACCAACGAGCGGCTGGGGCAACTGGGTAAACCGGGGCTCAGTGCTGCGGTGTTCGCCGGCCCCGGCGCGGGTATCGCCCTGAGCGGCCTGCTCGCGGTCTATATTCAGGCGAAATCCCTTTCGGCCGGTGCGGCGTGGCAGATCTACGGCGTGCTGGCGCTCGTGTTGATTGCGCTGGTGGCACGCTATCTGCCGCGTACGGGCCAGCTTCATCGCCCGGGGACTGCGCCTGAGCCGTTGCGGCTGACCGCGGATTTAAAGCGCCTGGTCTGGAGCTACAGCCTGGCGGGATTTGGCTATATCCTTCCGGCGACCTTTTTATCGCAAATGGCCGCCGTGCGCTTTCCCGGCAGCCTGTTTGCCCAGTTTGTCTGGCCGATTTTTGGTCTCGCCGCTGTGGTGGGGATTGCGCTCAGCATTGCCTTGCGACATATCTCCACGGCTAACCGCAGGCTGGCTATCGTGCTGTGGCTTCAGGGCGCGGGTGTCCTGGCGGCCTGGCTGCTGCCGGGCATCGGCGGTTTGCTGACGGGCGGGCTGCTGGTAGGTGGGGGGTTCCTTTGCGCCGTGCAGCTCTCTCTTTTATACGGCCGAGAGCTGGCACCGAACCACACGCGTTATATGGCGGGACTGCTCACCACCGGGTATGCCATCGGGCAGTTGATTGGCCCGGTGACATCGGCGTTATCGACCTGGCTAACCCACCGGCTGGAGCCTGCGCTGGGGCTGGCGGGCGTCGCGTTGTTCATCGGCGGCGCGCTGGTCTGGAATCGTCACGCTGAAAGGCAACAGCAATTGCAATAA
- the folE gene encoding GTP cyclohydrolase I FolE, whose amino-acid sequence MSSLSKEAALVHEALLARGLETPLRPPVEDMDNETRKSLISGHMTEIMQLLNLDLSDDSLMETPKRIAKMYVDEIFSGLDYANFPKITVIENKMKVDEMVTVRDITLTSTCEHHFVTIDGKATVAYIPKDTVIGLSKINRIVQFFAQRPQVQERLTQQILIALQTLLGTNNVAVSIDAVHYCVKARGVRDATSATTTTSLGGLFKSSQNTRQEFLRAVRHHN is encoded by the coding sequence ATGTCATCACTCAGTAAAGAAGCTGCCCTGGTCCATGAAGCCCTGCTTGCGCGCGGTCTCGAAACGCCATTGCGTCCGCCCGTTGAGGATATGGACAATGAAACCCGTAAAAGTCTGATTTCCGGGCATATGACCGAGATCATGCAACTGCTGAATCTCGATCTGAGCGATGACAGTCTGATGGAGACGCCTAAGCGCATCGCGAAAATGTACGTCGACGAAATTTTCTCTGGCCTGGATTACGCCAACTTCCCGAAAATTACCGTTATTGAAAATAAGATGAAGGTGGACGAGATGGTCACGGTACGTGATATCACGCTGACCAGCACCTGCGAACATCACTTCGTTACTATCGACGGTAAAGCGACCGTGGCTTACATTCCGAAAGATACGGTGATTGGTCTGTCGAAGATCAACCGTATTGTGCAGTTCTTCGCGCAGCGTCCTCAGGTTCAGGAACGTCTGACGCAGCAGATCCTGATTGCCCTGCAAACGCTGCTGGGCACCAATAACGTGGCGGTCTCCATCGATGCCGTTCACTACTGCGTGAAAGCCCGCGGCGTACGTGATGCGACCAGTGCAACCACCACCACTTCGCTGGGCGGTCTGTTTAAATCGAGCCAGAACACCCGCCAGGAGTTCCTGCGCGCCGTGCGTCACCACAACTAA
- the yeiB gene encoding DUF418 domain-containing protein YeiB: MERNVTLDFVRGVAILGILLLNISAFGLPKAAYLNPAWYGDITRSDAWTWAILDLFAQVKFLTLFALLFGAGLQLLLKRGTRWIQSRLTLLVILGFIHGLFFWDGDILLAYGLVGLICWRLIRDAHSVKSLFNTGVMLYLMGLGVLLLLGMISGEATNRSWIPDAANLQYEQFWKLKGGTEAISNRTDMLGDNLLALGAQYGWQLAGMMLMGASLMRTGWLKGEFSLRHYRRTGAGLVLLGVLINLPAVMTQWHIHWDYRWCAFLLQVPRELSAPFQTIGYAALIYGFWPQLSRLWLVSAVACVGRMALSNYLLQTLICTTIFYRFGLFMKFDRLGLLAFVIPIWAVNLAFSVIWLRYFRQGPLEWVWRQLTAHASGVSLSNTSR, translated from the coding sequence ATGGAGCGAAACGTCACGCTCGATTTTGTTCGCGGCGTCGCCATACTGGGTATCCTGCTGCTGAATATTAGCGCCTTCGGTCTGCCGAAGGCCGCTTATCTCAATCCCGCCTGGTACGGCGATATCACCCGAAGCGATGCCTGGACCTGGGCAATCCTTGATCTGTTTGCCCAGGTTAAATTCCTCACGCTCTTTGCCCTGCTGTTTGGCGCAGGACTACAGCTTCTGCTTAAACGCGGCACCCGCTGGATCCAGTCGCGCTTAACCCTGCTGGTGATCCTCGGTTTTATCCACGGTCTGTTCTTCTGGGACGGCGATATTCTTCTCGCATATGGGTTAGTCGGGCTTATCTGCTGGCGTCTCATTCGTGATGCGCACAGCGTGAAAAGCCTGTTTAACACCGGCGTGATGCTCTACCTCATGGGGCTTGGGGTGCTGCTGCTGCTGGGGATGATCTCTGGCGAAGCGACCAACCGTTCTTGGATCCCGGATGCTGCAAACCTCCAGTACGAGCAGTTCTGGAAGCTAAAAGGCGGTACGGAAGCCATTAGCAACCGGACGGATATGCTGGGGGATAACCTTCTTGCGCTGGGGGCGCAATACGGCTGGCAGCTGGCAGGGATGATGCTGATGGGGGCGTCATTGATGCGCACCGGGTGGCTGAAAGGGGAGTTCAGCCTGCGTCATTATCGTCGCACCGGGGCGGGGCTGGTTCTGCTCGGCGTGCTGATAAACCTCCCGGCGGTGATGACACAGTGGCACATTCACTGGGATTATCGCTGGTGCGCTTTCCTGCTCCAGGTACCGCGTGAACTGAGCGCGCCATTCCAGACCATCGGCTACGCGGCGCTAATATATGGCTTCTGGCCGCAGCTTTCTCGCCTGTGGCTTGTCAGCGCAGTCGCCTGCGTCGGGCGCATGGCGTTAAGCAATTACCTCCTGCAAACGTTGATATGCACCACGATTTTCTATCGCTTTGGCCTGTTTATGAAATTCGACCGCCTCGGGCTGCTGGCGTTTGTTATTCCGATCTGGGCGGTTAATCTGGCGTTTTCCGTTATCTGGCTGCGTTATTTCCGTCAGGGGCCGCTGGAGTGGGTGTGGCGTCAGTTAACCGCACATGCTTCAGGGGTATCATTGAGTAATACATCCAGATAA
- the yieE gene encoding DNA-binding transcriptional regulator YeiE yields MHITLRQLEVFAEVLKSGSTTQASQMLALSQSAVSAALTDLEGQLGVQLFDRVGKRLVVNEHGRLLYPRALALLEQAIEIEQLFREDNGAIRVFASSTIGNYILPEVIARYRRDFPSLPLEMSVGNSQDVINAVIDFRVDIGLIEGPCHNVDIIAEPWLEDELVVFASPASSLLQGEVTLERLAQAQWILREQGSGTREIVDYLLLSHLPHFQLGMELGNSEAIKHAVRHGLGISCLSRRVIAEQLETGSLVEIPVPLPKLVRTLWCIHHRQKHLSSSLQRFLRYCEM; encoded by the coding sequence ATGCACATTACATTGCGTCAGCTGGAAGTGTTTGCCGAAGTGCTGAAGAGCGGCTCTACGACTCAGGCGTCACAAATGCTGGCGCTCTCTCAGTCTGCCGTTAGCGCGGCGTTGACCGATCTTGAAGGACAGTTAGGCGTTCAGCTTTTCGACAGGGTAGGGAAGCGTCTGGTGGTCAATGAGCATGGCCGCCTGCTTTACCCGCGCGCGCTGGCTCTGCTGGAGCAGGCTATCGAAATTGAACAGCTGTTCCGCGAAGACAACGGCGCGATCCGCGTTTTTGCCAGCAGTACCATCGGTAACTACATCCTGCCGGAAGTGATTGCCCGCTATCGCCGGGATTTTCCCTCGTTGCCGCTGGAGATGAGCGTGGGTAACAGCCAGGACGTCATCAACGCGGTGATCGATTTTCGCGTGGACATCGGTCTCATTGAAGGTCCGTGCCACAACGTCGATATCATCGCTGAGCCCTGGCTGGAAGACGAGCTGGTGGTGTTTGCCTCCCCGGCCTCTTCTTTATTACAGGGCGAGGTGACGCTGGAGCGCCTGGCGCAGGCTCAGTGGATCCTGCGCGAGCAGGGTTCCGGCACGCGTGAAATTGTCGATTACCTGCTGCTGTCTCATTTGCCGCATTTCCAGCTGGGAATGGAGCTGGGGAACTCGGAGGCGATTAAGCATGCGGTGCGTCATGGACTGGGTATCAGCTGCCTTTCCCGACGCGTGATTGCCGAACAGCTTGAGACGGGATCGCTGGTGGAAATTCCTGTTCCATTGCCGAAACTGGTGCGCACGCTGTGGTGCATCCATCATCGTCAGAAACACCTTTCCAGTTCGCTGCAGCGTTTTCTGCGCTATTGCGAGATGTGA